The genomic window AGTCTGGTTTGTGTTTAAAATGTCACTATCTTTCTAAAAACCCAGGACTCTGAGTCCCGTTGagttttcagctgttttttcgCTCACTCCACTGAGCATGCACAGCCGTGGCAGCCATGCTGTACGGCACCTCCGCACTGCGCATGCGGCGTTGCCATTGCCGCCATTCCGTACAGCGCGCCTCCCAGCGCGGGCAGTCCCAGGTGCCGGTGCCGCTGCCGCCAGCCCCGCCCGCACCGCATGGCTGCAGCCCAGCGCACTCTCAGATCCTAATTCGCCGGTGCTGCCCGCGCCTCCTGCACGGCGTCGCCACCCTGCTCCCGCGCAGATCCGCCATTACCGCCGGCGGCGCCGCCTCATTCCGCATGCGCAGCGCCTCACGCGCCGTTTCCCGCCACCTCGCGCACCGCCCGTTCCCCCTCGCGCGCATGCGGGGAgcggcgccccctggcggcccgGCCTGCGCCGCCGTCCCGTCGTGCCCCGCGCTCCCCACACAAAGGACGCGCTGGGAAatggcggcggccgcggcctcGCAAAACGCCCCCGGGAAAATGGAGCCGCccccggcggcggccgcggcggcagcggcggctccgCCAGCGCCCAACGGGGCGGCCGGCGCGGGGGGGCCGCCCCCTAAGAGGTAGGAGGGCCGTGAGGGGCCGCGCTGCCGGTGGGGCCGAGGGGCCGCATGCGGCCTCCCCGCTCCTTGGCCCGGCCTGCGGGCAGCGGGACGGACCGGGGCTCACGAGGGGTCCCGGAGAGGTCGATACCGGTGCGGGGCCGCTCCTGCCTCTGCGGCCGCTGCCCCCTCCGGGCACGCCTTGGGATCCCGGGCGGGGCCGTCCCGAAGGCGCCTTCGGGGCTCCCGCGGCGCTCTGGGCCCGGTCCCGGCGGGCAGCGAGCCCTGGGGTCCCCCCTCATCCCCTGGGGTCCCCCCTCATCCCCTGGGGTCCCCCCTCATCCCCTGGGGTCACCCCATCCCctcaggaaaagctgctgctgagttCTGGTGGAGTTTGGGCCTCCCTGGGcggagcaggctgtgccagcgTGGGGATGTTTAAGTTCATTACTTTCTGTGCTCTCAGTAAGTTGGAAGAGCTCTGTTGCTTTCAGCACCCCCCTCATCCTGCTGCTCGCTTTTGTGCTTCTTTTTGGAGGTAATTTACGTGTGAGGGGATTTAGGAGCGCAGACACCTCGAGGGTGAGAGTTTAAGGTGGTGCTGGGGAGGTGTTGCACAATCCCTCGGTAAAACGTTAGAGAAATTCAAACCAGAATCAGCAGCGCTGCAGTTCCGGCTCTGTAAACCTAGGGATGAAGGGCATAAAAAGCCTCTGCTGGTTCTCACTTCCTCGTGTTGATGCTCGATGGAAATTCCACAGTTGGCAAAGCCGGTTTTGGTACCAAATGCACTGAATAGAAAGGACTTCTCTCCCTCAGGGCGTTTTTGTGCTCGGTTTCATGGCAGGGTGATAAGAATCAGGTTGAACCTGGTGTGCTGTGATTCCTGCTGCAGACTCGAGCTTGGATTTGTGTTTCCcgggagcaggaacagctttCCAAGTGTCCCTTTAGGGGAAAAAGatccatatttatttttttttccattggagAACAGTCAGACTGTGCTTTGGGCAATAAAATACTGACAGACACGATTTCATTGACTGTGCAGCTtgagccaggcaggggcagagacagggacagggaagggtGTTCCCACCCTGGATTCTGTTCCCACCACTCCTGGGAACGTGGAATCTGCAGTTTGTCTGCATGAGCAGCCAGTTAATTCCTGGGAGTATAAATAAAGATATCTCTCTGCTgtgatttttggttttcctcACCCTCTTACATTTGGGATGCCTCCAGGGAATTTGTTTGTGTCTGCAGGTGCAGTTCTGTTTGGAATGTCCAGCTCCAAGTGGCAGAGCTCTCATTTCCACAGGGATAACACCAACACTCCCCTGGCCTTGGGGAAATCCAGTTTAAGAAATAACAGCTAAAATCTGAGTGCAGCTTTTAACACAGCTACATTTTGTGTGATTTCATCAACCAAACAGAAAGGAAGGTGGAAAAAGAATTGTCCTATTTCAAGTCTTAATTTTGgagttttaattatttcattaattaagAAGCTTTAAAAAAGTTCAGTGAGAGAAAGACTGGAAAATTTCCATCCTTGTGTTTGGAGAAGCTTTGGCTGCTGGGTGATAGAAGCAGGGAGAATAGAAATATTATCAAAAGAAACCTTCAGAGGCCTCGACattcttaatttcctttttccctgcaggctgtTGTGTGTGTTCAGGGATTGAAATGGTCCTGAAGGGGTTTCCTGGGATTTCTGACCTGGAatttgcagggctgcacaggTGCTAGGTTGGGAaaagctcagagcagagagatTGTAGAAACTTCAGCTGTTTTATCTGATGTGTTCTGAATTCCTCTCAGGATATGTTGCTAcatcttctccagcagcactgagtgaGCAAGGAGATTAATTGGATTAGTGAAGGGAATTATGTAAGACTGAGGCTGAAACTTCTTGTTCccttggtttgatttttttcctttcgaGATGGGCTGtgctaaggtcccttcccacccagacTGCTCAGGgtccagtgctgcagctctggtcTTGTTCCCTCTGTGTCCTTTCGCATCCAAACTCCTCTGGTTTTGTTCCCTCTGTGTTCTTTATCACCCAGACTGCTCAGGGgttcagtgctgcagctctggtttTGTTCCCTCTGGGGttgctgcccctgctccatccccagcagctcccaggggtcTCTGGTTTTGttccatccccagcagctcccaggggtcTCTGGTTTTGTTCCCTCTGTgttgctcctcctgctccatccccagcagctcccaggggtctctggttttgttctgtctGGGGTTGCTGCCCCTGttccatccccagcagctcccaggggtcTCTGGTTTTGttccatccccagcagctcccaggggtctctggttttgttctgtctGGGGTTGCTGCCCCTGttccatccccagcagctcacAGGGGTCTCTCCTTGCAGCGAAGGCGAGCGCCCGACccccaatgagaagaagaaggagaaggggatgaAGAGGGGAGGGAATCGCTTCGAGCCCTACGCCAACCCCGCCAAGAGGTACCGAGCCTTCATCACCAACATCCCCTTCGACGTCAAGTGGCAGTCCCTGAAGGACCTGGTCAAAGAGAAAGGTAAAGTGCAGCTCAGGtggagaggctgtgctgtgctccagccctgcctggctctctctgcagctcagcactcACCTCTGGGTGCTCGTGGCCACACCACTTTGGGAAAGCTCTTCCCGAAGCCTCCTGGGTGTTGCACAACCTCTTCCCTGGCAGCCTTCCAGGGGATGCTTCCTGTGGCATGCAGCTGATAGAGCCTCATCCCAGGATTAGCAGTGTTTTCCTTAGGGACCCAACCCCAGGATTTCAGCAGATTTTAGCTTTGAAGTGCAGCAGAACTTTCTGAagcattttaatgttttttggGCATTCAGGTGGTTACGTGCTGCTCTGGTGTGTGGATATCCAGTGGTGTCCCCAGACTCGCAGGGGTTTGGGCTGGCTTCAAGAGCCATTCTGCCATTGGTTGCAGTTCAATGTGTTGAAGGGTGACCTGCAAACTCAGGTTGGTGCTTTGGCATGTGCTGCAGCGGAATCAGGGCTTAGGAAATCAGGTTTGTGGTGCTCCCCCTTCCACAATTCCCTTTAATTCCCATGTGGATGGGAGCTGCCTTGGCTGACCTAACGCCTTCATCTCTTGAGGAAGATGAAGAGATTGAGCTGAGTACTCAGGTAGTGACAAGTCTAAAGTAGTGTCATTTCTTCAGGCTGGTGCCCAGCTTTCTAGTTTTCAAGTCACCTTGGAAGTGCAGTGGAGTGGCAAGAAAATCCTTGGCTTCTCCAGCCTTAAAATGTCTAAACCGAGTTCAGAGTAACAGCACAACATTTCCTGTGGGGCACTTCTGGATCCAGGGTCATGGGCAGTGGTcattgtgctggagctgg from Molothrus aeneus isolate 106 chromosome 27, BPBGC_Maene_1.0, whole genome shotgun sequence includes these protein-coding regions:
- the LOC136566810 gene encoding heterogeneous nuclear ribonucleoprotein M-like, translated to MAAAAASQNAPGKMEPPPAAAAAAAAAPPAPNGAAGAGGPPPKSEGERPTPNEKKKEKGMKRGGNRFEPYANPAKRYRAFITNIPFDVKWQSLKDLVKEKVGEVTYVELLMDAEGKSRVSV